A region of the Sarcophilus harrisii chromosome 3, mSarHar1.11, whole genome shotgun sequence genome:
TAATAAAccatttctttcttgttcataTTTAATTACAAGCTAAtaaggcaaaacaaacaaacacacacaaaaaagaatagCCTCTGAATGACAAGCTAAGAATTAAATACGCAAATTGTTAAGACATTGTTATTAGCTGAGAGCTCCTGAAGAATGCTGCCCCTAAAAAATGCTTTGCCAACTCTAGAACATTATTTCTCAAATTAAATCTTCCATAAGTGATGGTATTCAACCAAGTAGACTTTGAGAGGGGGTTTTgctaaaaagtaaaacaaaaaacactcAGCATTGCACTGAATGATAAGCCTAACCAACAAACCTACCTGTATCCTTTCAACTAGTACAGAAAATATAAAGATTGATCAAAGTAGGTCATAtgatttaaaagttgtttttctgtTAGTGTAGATTTTCCTAGGTGGGTGTGGGTATGTATGGGTGTGTAGGTGTAACTGTTAGTCTACCTCAGCAGAGGATGTGAGGTTCTACTAGATTGATTCAAATATATGTGAATAAAGCATATTTGAGAAAGCCCTGTTCTAGAGAAAGAAGGGATTAACTgaaattctccatttctttcataCTGGAAACTCTCTGGATGTTCAGGTGGCAAAatctaatttatttctctttccagagATGTGGAAgcctgaaattctgtgattatttACTTGAATTCAAACAGAATAATAAAAGGAACAATTAAGGCTAAGACTCTATTGTGAAACTTTCTAACCCTGTTAATGAATCTATAATGTAACCTCCTAAATTCTCTTCAAACAAGCAGTTAttcatcacatacacacacacacacacacacacacacatacatatacagatagattgatatacatatacatgtatacatcaTGCATCATGCATATaaacacacatctatatataaatatatacatgtatcatGCATGTGTATGTTATAAACAATCTCTAGCACTGTAACCTAGAGACATATGTAATTGTATCTTCAAATCTGCCTATGATATCATAACTTAGCCTAGAGACTAATCATCTAATAAATctaggttgttgtttttttaaataatctcatGAGCTCCTTTATCCAAGCTAGTAGTTGATATGAACTGATGATCAAGATCATTCTAGACTTGCATGTCTTCACCTGGGTAGTCATCCTAATTCCAAGTTAGATATCAGTACTTTTGAGCTCTGTGAATTGAATCTGTGGCTTTGGGGCAAGAAAGGACATGCTTCTCAGTTCAGTTCTCCTGCCCTGTTAAAATACCTAGTTTCCTTCATGGATGCGTCACTTTAAGTGATCTATGTCACAAAGTTTTTGTACAGTTTATGAATAGTGTTTTTCTCAGCCTTTTCTTGGGTGGGCATCCATTAGTTTTATCTACTTGCTCATTAGAGAGAACAACTAACCATCCTGTGGGCAATAGGTGATTTCAATGAATTGTCCTGATAGGATTCCCTCCATTCTACTTTTTTTGAAATAGGCAAATTGTTTCATCTCTCAAGACCAACACTTCCTTAAGAAATTTGTTCTAAATTCTATTAGTAAGAACATATCCCAACTAAAATCTATACACTGAAAAATAGTTTTCCCATGACACTTTAGCAACAATATGCTTTTTGATTTCTGGCTGAGAATGTTTATATATACCTAGTGAAATGATCAGTCATCATcaagatataatttatatttttactacCTCCTTCCAGGGCACAGACAAATTGCAAAAGCttgataattatttatatataagcaCATTATTTATGTGCTTCAAACATGCAGTATGAGTTGGCAATGttttcctttctaaacatttgccACAAGCTTCACACTTCTTGGTAACATTTGCCACCATCTTAGGCCAGTAAAATTAGCTTCTTACCAGCCTTTCTCAATCTATATGTCCAGAGACATCATGCATGAACCTATAGCTGTTGAGCAGTATGCTTTAAAGAGCACCAGCTGCTCCCTGGTTCTATACATGGGATCACACTTACAGTCTGATACAGTACTTCATTGTATAACACCAACTTCTACTTTTGTCTCAGTAGTAAGGTGCCTCAGTAGTAAGGAACTTCATAGTAGTAGGATCATTACTCTGTTTTTTGGCTTGTATTACTTCTCTTAGACCTTCATCAGCCAACTTTTTTCATCTCCACCCACCTGCAGATAACTGGGACAAGAAGATTGGTACAATGTCACAAGATTTCCATATGTACTTGACTTACCACCTATTAGAAGTTCCAAGCTCTGAGTTCAACTTCCACTCAGTTGTAGTCTTGTACCTTGAGTGTCAAGGATGATTCTTACACTTTTTTTCAGGTGTCAACATAGTTCTAGTGCTCCATGGCATTCTGGACAAAGAGTCTACATCTATATTAGTCCTACGAGGCCTATAATATGTGTCAAAATCATAATTAGCCAGTTCTGTTGCCTATCTATTGtcacaggagccacctgctagtgacTGCTGGGAACTAATTCTGACCAACAGAATAGATCGTGTCATGTGAGAGAATGATGATGACATAAGGACACTGAGAGGCAATTGTGGTGAAGATCTCTTGacctcttgcctcttttttatttcatctctacgccaaatatatatattttctaagtaCAGAAAGATTGttattgtttaaagaaaagcacacttttttttttcctcaagcagCATTTGTGTCAGTAACAATGACCTTCCGACagatatttctgattctttggaTTTTGTATATCTTTCCTTGGGTCTGTTAGCTCTACTTCAAAGAGTAAGATAAAGATAGTCATAACAAAGCATTCCTGTAGTCTCTCTAATGTActgtgattcacagctgtggtGGGGCTGGAGAACTTCCCTGCCCCATTGATGCATTCACCTCTGACTTTTTTGCAGGCTCTCTGGTTTTCCATACTTAGCATGTTCTTCAACAATTTATGATAAGCAGAATTCAAGTTGGCACTTATCAAGATTGTCAATGgattataaattgatttttatcaATACACACTTAAGAGTTTTATTTCATATACATGGTCTTTTAACATCTCAGTAATGGCTCATTTTTACAAGAAAAGAACTCAAGATTATAGACTCACTATGAATCAAATCTCTTCTGGTGAATGCAACTGACCTTCAGTTACCATCACTCTTTTGGTATAGGATAGCTCCTAAAACGTCCAAGATGTTATTTGGCATTCAAGAACAAAAAGTTTATTTGGATCAGCATAAGTAATACTATAGGTAAGTCAATGTTATAGATAAGGCAATTTGTTAAATCCTCTAAagctttttcatatttatctgtccatttattttcaaaagactttgtaaactttaaggtaATTTTGCCTCTCTTGCCTTTTGGATCTAGATCTCTCCAATCACATATGCATTCAATCATTCAATTGTTAacatagttctttaaaaatttggaacaagacaAAATCTCAGAAAAGTTCTTAAGTTTCTAAGATTTTGTGGGCATGGCCCCTTGAGAAATGCTCCCATCTTCTCTGAGTTAGTGTCATACCTTGTTGAGAAACAGCATGGCCCACATAAGAGAAATTCTGTAAAACTAGCATTTGTCAATTGACAGGTTCAGACCAGCTTCCTCTAGCAAACCTAATACTTTTATCAGTCTCTCCTTGTGTTACTGTAGTATCTTATGAAAGACAATGGGTATACTCACACACTTCTTTAACCACTTTCTCCATCAGTCTTTGGAAAATGGCTAGTACCCCTGAGATACCTTAGAGCATTCACTCAAACCCAGCTGGACAGAtgaaagaagtcttttttttgtcttcctcagACAAATGAACATGGTAGTATCATTACTCTGCAAATCCAATATTGAAAAACACTAAATACCTACCAAACTATCTAGGACATCTTGAACCCATGACACAGCACACAGATCCCATACAGATAACTACTATTCTATTTTGCCCTTCAAGACCTAGAGTCTGCTGAAGCTGAACTCTGTCcttgaattaattaattgaaacTCAGGAACACCTTTATCACCTCAGtcatttttcatgaaattttctGTTGTCTACAAAAAAATGTTGGTGACATGTCCCATGTACGTATTTCATGCACCAAGCCCTAGAATAATCTTTACAGtataatttttctgaattctcaGAATTCTCAGCATCTATCTATAATAATGTCTGCACTTATTGCTCCACCTTGAAAAGGAACTCAACAGGCTCTTCTCCTTCCAACTACAACAGAATTAGAGACAAATTATTCATAAGGGTCTTCTGATCCACTTTCTCCAAACATCTGAGATAAATCTGAATTCATTCTTGCCAAGTAACATTTAACCTTGCAGTTATCTCAGCAATTCCCCTAAAAATATGACAATATCATtactttgtttcaagggtcttctggTGTTTCAGACCTACTTTTGCCTGTCCAACCCAAATCTTCCAAGATTGTTCTTCTCAGAACATGGTTATATGTACAGAAAATGTCAATTAGGGGTTGTTTTATATGCCACGGCAGATTTGGCCTCTTTCTTACTCATATAGAGGGCTTaggtataattataatatttagtcTCTGCAGAAATCTCTACAATCATTAGAAGGTCTCTACTTTCTTAAGCAATTTATCATCCTCAGAGGACAGACAAGTCTGAAATTCCAAAGAATTACTGTCAATTTCTCAGGTTTATCTCCATGATCAAAATTCTCAGATAGAATTAGAgctatttgtaaaacacttagcatagtgccacagtctggcaaatagtaggtgctacataaaaatgttgttgttgttgttgttgttacatcTATGACCCttctctttttataatatttaataatacaaTACAAATGGCACTTTAAAATGACAATCTAAACTTGGAACTTGATAACAGACTCTCActgtgaaataattaaaatattgccTCTTTCATTATCATTGAAAGTTGCCCTTGAAGTTTAAATTCTTTATAGACTTATTTAAAAGTTCCAAAATTAAACTTCATCAATTTGCTAATTAGAAAACACTATCATGAAATAgctgtgactttagacaagtcattttactgtTCTTTACCTCTATAAAATGATCTTCAAAGTtccttctaatttaaaaaaaaaaaaaatctcagttctAATTCTAAATAAGTTTCTCTTTTTGGCAATTATCCTGATTTTCTCTCATCTTTGCTACCtggcttctctgacttccttcaaattccagctaaaaCCTCATACAAGGTTGTACAAGACTTTTCTGattaattctaatgtcttttttttgaaattatctctAATTATCCTGCATATATCTTTTCTGTACACAGTGATATGTatgttatcttctccattaggctctgagctccttgaaagcagagctGTTTTTTTCCCTATCTCCAAGATTTAGTGCAATGCCCAgtacttagtaggcacttaatactttttGACTTGATCTGTCTTAGCTTGCTTAGGTAATCTTTATAACACCAACCAAAAActctattttcaattattttttaaaaaacagctaATGAAGTTTATGTTTTGGcaattatttcattgttataaCACACCATAAAAAGATATTACTTGACCAATAAGAAGTCAGTGGTAAATAGGATTATTTTATTAACTTTGCTTTCCCCTAGAGAATAAGCTATAAAATCTAgcattcttctttaaaaaacctttcttttataattcatCTGTCTAATTTAAACAAGTCTTAATAGGTTTAAAGCAATACCTTTTGTCCAAAATTACAAGGCTGAATATTAAATAAGTATAAATTGACAAAAAACTCAAAGTACTAATgatgttttgaaattttcttcaattGTGGTTCAACCTTCTACAGTTTTAAAACAAAGTAACTTTTAAGCAGGAAGTCTTCTCTGTAATTATTATGCCACAATAAAAGCAATGACATTTAATTATAGCATTGCTAAGACAGTAAGACTAAGAGAAATACTGGAATCTGAATGTAATATTTCTTGATATACCACTGCCTGACTTTTAATTGGTTAGAAAGCTATTACACCTAAAGGGAAAATTATACATATAGAAATGAGTATGTGAGTAAAAAGATAATTCATATTTAATTGAGTAGGTATTTTAGCCTCTCTGAGTTGGGTTTCTGCTGCTTATGGATGCAGATATTACAAGCAATATAGGTGTGAAAAATCACAAGAGACTTTTAAGAAATTTCAAAACTCTGACTTTTGCCATTAAAATCCACCTGTCTTCTAGGAGAAGATGACTTTTTATCCCCTGAAAATTGCTGGACTGATTCTTGGATTCCTTGGAATGGTGGGGACTATTGCTACAACTCTACTGCCTCAATGGAGAGTGTCTGCCTTCATTGGCAGCAACATTGTGATATTTGAAAGGATCTGGGAAGGACTTTGGATGAACTGTATCCAACAAGCACGTATTAGGTGGCAGTGCAAATATTATAACTCTCTTTTGGCTCTCCCACATGATTTAGAGGCTGCCCGGGCACTGATGTGTGTGGCAAGTGCTTTGTCCTTGATTGCCCTGCTTGTTGGCATCTTTAGCACAAAGCAAGCCCGCTGCACTGGATCTAATGAACAAGTCAAGGCTTATCTCCTGGGAGCATCTGGAGTCCTTTTTATTCTGACAGGTATCATCATTCTGATTCCTGTAAGCTGGACAGCCAATCTCATCATCAAGGACTTTTATAATCCAGCTATTCATGTAGGACAGAAACGAGAGCTGGGTGCTGCACTCTTTCTTGGATGGACAAGTTCAGCAGTTCTTCTTATTGGAGGATCTCTTCTCTGTACTGTTTGTTTCTGCAAAAGAAGAATCAGGAGGCACAGATATTCATCACCAAGATCCCGAGTGCAGTACAAACCTCAGCATAAAAATATGATGGCAAGTAATACCTCTACCAGTTATGTCTAGCTCAAAATATGGACTTAGACAAAGGAGCTGCTTATTATCTCTTTCTTGAAACTgtatgaatggaaagaaggagaaTATTATCTATAAGTGTTTATAAACTAGCAAAACCCACAAAGAACCGTGTTCTGCTACCagagttaaaaaaggaaatttttttgtgcagttaattaattttaaatttgctttttattgAACCTGAGTCTTCTTCACCTTTACTTCTGCTTCTGCCTAAAACTCCTAGTGGGCAtgttgaattaatattttttgtcttATGATGGAAAATCTCATCCTATGAGAAGTTTTAAAACCCtcaaagaaaatgtttctttataaaaattagcaattttgaaaagaaataaaaagaattcttactggtagttgaatgaatgaataacgtACAAATCAATGGGGAAACAACAACTTGAAGAAGAGTGTTTTAACTGTATATTTGTTTGGCTTTAGAGATGCTAAAAAAGAACACCATTCAAATTTGAGACCAAATGTTTTGATATCCTGTGATCTTCTGAGAGTaaatagaagaatatattttgcctgaggaaaggaataagaatttagAATATTAACActaattttcatttacattagaAAGCAAGTCCAAGTGAGAGAGTTGATCTTTGAGAGTTGAGAATATTAGTTTTTCTTTCCAGTTGTCCTATTTAGTCTCTTGTTAAGTTAGGAACATGAAATGAAGTGGAGACCTGAGATAGCAATTCACTGAGGCAATAATTAAGACCAAAGTAAATATTGCCCTCCTGaaacataaaagcaaaaatattttggcTTCATGGGAACTATTTGgactcttctttcatttctttattttacaggtgtATTCTATAGAATAAGGAGATAGGGAAAATATGTCCATTAATTTTCATTTGCTACTATTTCATCCTCTatgttaaagaaataaatatttttaaattcatcttcAGATATTCAAGTTTAGGAAGCACAAAGAATTGTAGTCAGTTTATGGAGTTTCCAATGAAAGAACCAAGTATTTAGTTGgctaaatatttcttgaatttctcTGTGTGAAAGGTACTATAATGAAGAGTTAAATAAATGAGTGACTTGAACAAGCTCACTCATGATACAAATTGGTGCACATGGTCCCATGTCAGAATGCCTTTACAAAGATTGTCAAAAAGTTAGTGGCATCTCAACATCAATTGCATCAGGTCCTGATGATCTTTGGCTTTATCTCCTCAATTCTCAAGAGTATCCAGGAAGCTAATTATTTAATTAACTTTACAGTTGAATAGAATATCATAAACATTTACTTTATCCAAATAAACATCCATACACAAAAGTAACATCaataatgagattaaaaataaaatctaaaaaagcACTTAATGATCTATATTAAAATTCCCAAGTTCTCTTTCCATTCAGACTAAATTCAGAATACTCCCCAACTACCCAACTATATGACCTAATGTTGGGTGTGTTGAGgaaacacacacacgcacactggtgcgcacacacacacacacacacacacacatacaccttaACTCCATGCTAAAGCAAATGAGACTCAAGACAAGCAAGTTACAAATTTCTATAGAACCAGGTGTCCTTCCAAAGGCATTTTCAAACCCAAACCCTCTGGGGCATTTTGTTCTTAGTAACTCAACTAAAttaacccctccccccaaaaaaatcctatttaaatTACAAAAATGCAGTAGGAAGAGGAGTAatagttttgggggttttttgttttttgttttttgaaaaacaacaataactatgGAATAGTGTGCTgagatttaagaataaaaattttaattctggCCATCTCATTTATCTGTCATGGAGCTTTACTAGAGAGATaactcatttctgatttttaatcttaaaagagagatttaTCTACcgataaatgaaaagaaatttaatatttgtatacttggataaacaaacaaatgttttatatacacataacatTGTAATTCatagaattcattaaaaaacataagaataatccTTTACATCTCTATGGTATTTAAcagttttacaattattttattatttcaaagcatattatatattaattgtcACTACTTCATttgaaataatactttttatgGTTGTAACAGAGTAAGCCTTAGACCAGAAGGgtttaatattcaatattttcaaCATCAATTGAATAGtaaaaattgataaatgtttatggtTGAAAGTTGATCAAGTGCAGtgtggaaacaaaagaaaaagaaagaacagaaatgggggagggggagagaaaaacatACAGTACCTATatcttatcatttattatttctaggcTAGTATGAATAACATGAAGTTAAACAAATCCAGACTTTCTCCCATTAAGTTATGTACTGGACCTATCTCCCCACTGAAACCAGATTTAGACTAATAAAACATCAGTCAATAGTTATTTATTgcttgataaaaagaaagaaaaaacaaaaggccataaatttaaaaattattgaataaaccAGTATGAATGAATTTAATGTCATACCCTATTTTAAGACATGCATCTATAGAATCACAATATATCAAAAAGCCAATTTGATCAgtattcctttttatatattttcctgcTCTTGAATCTGGCCATTATGGACAGTGAGCTGGCCTTAAAGcctagaaaacctgagttcaaatgcagcctttgatatattgatataaacTATATCACCCTAGGCAATCATATTATACCTGAAAATTCTAGGCAATATTCTAATACtttaaattacagaaaaaaatgctgACATATACTGGGACAGTGAGTTTCTCACTGTCtccaagaaaacacagatctcaTGCTTTTCCTTAGAATCTTAATCTTGTTTATTACATGTAgtcataattttctcatttatgacATTAGAATATAACAGATCTGAACAAAAGAGTCATAATCTGAAAACCTATGAAATCTTGACTAGTGAAATCTTCAACTGCAAAAAAATATAGGCAATAACATTAAGAGCTAGTAACTCCAAAAGCTTGGGAATGAAAAGATCTAATCATATGATTTATGATAATGCATTCATCATTTTATACACAGAATGTTTTTAGGAAGATTGGGCAAAATAGATTCATAAAATTATGCCATCCTTAATTCTCTGATATAATATGCCATTTTAATGCTTTTGTTGAAAATTAGATAACTTCCACAAAGCTTACTCAACAAGTATCTTTGGTTCACATTGGTGCTGAATTTTGGAATCCTTATAAGTCCCTTAACCTGTCATAGCCATAGTTactcatccgtaaaatgaaagaatacatGGACCATAAGTTCTCTACAAGTCTCAATCTCTGATCCTCTTTTAGGTGAGGAGACAATTTCCTAGGGACTAAGGTTTTTGCTGTTTCTTCCTTAATGACTACAAAAGAGAACAATGTGCAGGTTAGTCATGAGATTGCTTTGTTTCTTCAGAAATGCTACTGGTTTGGCCAGTCTTACTCTAGGATACAATGTAATCTTTCCAGTTCCCATATATATCAAACTATAACTACATTCTTTATAGTaataaagaactaaaaacaaagtagatgcccttgactgggaaatagctaaacaagaTGAGTATATGAGTTTAATGATCTATTActgaattataagaaaaatgaatgtggaaaaaagtatgaaaagacaTGTAAACTGAAAAAAGTCAAGTATGAAGAACAagggaaacaatatacaaaataactacaacaatataaatggaaagaacaaaaaaactcagaatttcaaaaaaatcattagattttaCTGATAACCATGTTTTATCAGTGTTCTCTATTTAATAGGCAAATTTAATGgatttttctcagtcctcattcttcttgatcccaCTTAAACAATTGTTGATACTTTTGATCACCTTCTACTAGATAgtttctcttctaaatttatcatgctgcacaagaaaaatcaaatcaaaaaggaaaaaaggagaaagaaaacaaaaatcaaacaaacaacaacttaaaagatgaaaatactatattgtgattcacattcagtcctcctagtcctctttctggatgcagatggctctctccatcacaagtctattgaaactggtctgaataacctcattgttgaaaagagccacatccatcagaattgatcatcatataatctagttgctgctgtgtacagtgttttcttggttctactcactttacttcacatcagttcttgtaagtctctcgaggtctttctgaaatcatcctgctggtcacttcttataaaacaataatattccataacatccatagaccataacttgttcagccattctctaaatgatgggcatccactcaattttcagtctcttgacactacaaaaagggctgttacaaacattttttgcacatgtggattcttttccctttttaaataatCTACCATGTTCCTTGATCCttcccaatacacacacacacacacacacacacacacacacactaaggtCTGGTGGCTTcttgtcatctataaaatcaactaaatcctctatttggcattcaaaacttaTATAACATATCTCTACCCATACCTCCATATCTCAATTCACGAGCATTTTCTCTCGATGTCCTCCAAAACTGaaatactctccctcctcatttctgccttttgccttccctggtttctttcaagtttCAGCTTAAATACCACCTTCTATACAGCAAGACTTTTCCAG
Encoded here:
- the CLDN17 gene encoding claudin-17, which encodes MTFYPLKIAGLILGFLGMVGTIATTLLPQWRVSAFIGSNIVIFERIWEGLWMNCIQQARIRWQCKYYNSLLALPHDLEAARALMCVASALSLIALLVGIFSTKQARCTGSNEQVKAYLLGASGVLFILTGIIILIPVSWTANLIIKDFYNPAIHVGQKRELGAALFLGWTSSAVLLIGGSLLCTVCFCKRRIRRHRYSSPRSRVQYKPQHKNMMASNTSTSYV